The genomic DNA GACGACACAGAGAAATTCGGCCCCTTCGCGTTATGCTTCATCGCAACGTAACCGGAAGGCATATCAACAATCATCATAGGTACGGTAAAAGGCGAAACACGGGCTTCGCCGCGTTCGCTGAGAACCGTTACGCTGTCAACAAGCGTGTGAATACCGCCCTGTCCGCTTCCTATACATACGCCGAATCTGTACGGATCAACGTCTGTAAAATTGATATTTGCTTCTTCAAGCGCCTGACGCGCGCAGACTTCAGCAAACTGTACGGTTCTGTCAGTATGGCGCGCTTCTTTTTTATCAAACCAGAGCAGAGGATCAAAATTCCTGACCTCGCCCGCAATATTCAATCTGTAATCCGCTGCGTCAAAAGCAGAGATAAAATCTATGCCGTTTTTGCCCTCGGCAAGCGCATCCCAGTATTCGTTTCTGCCAATGCCTATAGGAGACACAACGCCAATCCCGGTTATAACAACCCGTCTCATACAAAACTTCACTTCTCTTCCACTGAGTGTAAAACGGCAGGAAGACAGAAAAATTCTTCCTGCCGTACAATAACAACACTATTCTGCGTCAAGTTTGCCTTTGATATAGTTAGTCGCCTCACCGACTGTGGTAAGTTTTTCCGCGTCTTCATCAGGTATTTCAATGTCAAATTCTTCTTCTATACCCATGATAAGTTCGACGATGTCAAGTGAGTCTGCGCCAAGATCTTCGACGAAGGAAGCTTCAGGTTTAATTTGGTCTTCCTCAACGTTAAGACGATCCATAACTATTTCTTTAAGTTTCGCGTCAATTTCTGCTGCTGTCATATCACAGTTCACCTCCTTCCGGAATTTTATCAATAAAACTGACTGATTTAATACATTGTCAAGCCGCCGTCCACCGTAAGAACCTGCCCCGTTATGTAATCAGCGGCGTTAGACGCAAGAAACGCAACCGCTTTCGCGACATCTTCCGGCTGTCCCGCACGGGCAAGCGGTATCGCCTCAAGAGTTTTCTGCCGCGCCGTTTCAGGCATGCCGCGCGTCATATCCGTATCTATAAACCCGGGAGCAACGGCATTAACTGTAATGTTTCTTGATCCTGTTTCCTTTGCAAGAGTCTTAACAAGACCTATAATTCCTGCCTTGGCAGCCGAATAATTTGCCTGTCCAACGTTGCCGACAAGACCTGAAACTGAACTGACAGCTATAATTTTTCCCTTCCGCGCCTTAAGCATTGAACGCAGAACCTCTTTCGCACAGTAAAACACCGAGTTCAGGTCAACGTTAAGCACAGCCTGCCAGTCTTCGTCCTTCATGCGGAGGAAAAGTGCGTCGCGGTTTATACCGGCACTGCATACAAGCACTTCAACCGCGCCGAGCTTTTTCTCTGCCTCAGCGCACATGGCGGCAACATCTTCATGTTTTGAAACGTCCGCAGCAAAAAAATCGCACCTGACACCTTTTTCGCGAATTTCATTAACAGTGTTTGCAACTTCTTCAGAAGCCGCAAGGTCGTTCAAAGCAATGTCAAAACCTCTGGCTGCAAGCTCCAGAGCTATTGCTTTGCCTATTCCTCTGCCGGAGCCGGTTACAAGTGCCGTTGCCATGTATATATCACTTCTTTCGTCAGACTCAGCTTTTGATTACAGCCAGTGCCTTTTCAATATCCTCAGGAGAAGATACCGACACCGGCGTATTGCCTTTCAATATTTTTCTTATGAGACCTGACAAAACACTTCCGGGCCCCATTTCTATGTACTTCTCCGCCCCTGTTTCCTTCATTCTGAGCACGTCCTGCACCCAAAGCACGGGAGAAAACGTCTGCTCGTAAAGCGCACGGCGGATATCCTCAACAGTCCTGAGCAGAGTTGCTTCCGCATTGCTGACAACAGGACAGAGCGGATTCTTCCATTCAAGCTTTTCAAATTCGGCTTTAAGTTTCTCCGCGACAGGACGCATAAGGCTGCAGTGAAAAGGTCCCGAAACACGCAGCGGAACGGTGCGCGCCCTGTGCTGTTCCTTTATAATTTTCTCGGTTCGGGCTACAGCTTCCGTGTGCCCTGAAATAACAATCTGCTCTGGCTGGTTGACGTTTGCCGCGCTGCAAACCTGTCCATTTTCAGCCTGTTTGCAGACAGCCATTACTTCGTCAAGAGGCATACCTATAACCGCAAGCATCGTTCCTCTGCCGGCAGGCACCACTTCCTGCATGAGCTTTCCGCGCAGCCTCACAAGACGCACACAGTCAGCAAGGGAAAGAACGCCGCTCGCAACCATTGCGGTATATTCTCCCAAGCTGTGTCCCGCCATACATACCGGCTTTAATATTCCGCCGATTTCTTCCTGAACAGCCCTGTAGACCGCTATACTGACCGTAAGGATAGCCGGCTGCGTTATTTCAGTCTGCATAAGCTCCTCCTGAGTACCGTTAAAAATAACATCACTCAACTTGAAACCAAGCGCCTCATCAGCTTCTTCAAAAACCTCAGCCGCCGCCCTGTATTTTTCCTTGAAAGCCTGTCCCATGCCGGGGCGCTGTGCGCCCTGCCCCGGGAAAACAACAGCATAACTCATGCAAAAACCTCCGCTGCAATGCGCTCCTTTATCTTTTGGCTATCGCTTCCATAATTTTAACGAGACCGTCGCGTTTCACAAAATCGTCCGCTCCGAGAATTGCATAACAGAGCTGTGTTTTTCGCGATCTTCCGTGCACTTTTATAACGGTGCCGTTGACACCGAGAAGACAGGCGTGACCGATTTTGGTCCAGTCAATGCGTGCCGAAAACCGTTTTACTGCAGGAAGCATAAACGGCAGACCGAGTTTTGGAAGCAGATGTTCCTTAAATTCCTTCTTAAATTCAGTCTTGATCAAATCCACAAGTCCTTCTGCAAATTTAATCATAACGTTCCCTGTAAATCCGTCGCAGACAACAACGTCGCAGGACCCTTCCGAAAGCTCGTTTGCTTCTACAAAACCACAGTAATTGATATCGTCATCGGCTTTAAGCATTTCAGCGGCGGACAAAATCGCTTCATCGCCCTTAATGTCCTCTGTACCGATATTAAGCAATTTAACCTCAGGATTGTCGATATGCTCAAAAATCTGGGCGTAAATATGCCCCATCGCGGCAAACTGATAAAGATTTATCGGCTTGCAGTGAACAGTCGCCCCGACGTCAAGCAAAAGCACGGGACGGCTGACGGAAGGATAAACTATGCCGAGGGCAGGCCGGTCTATACCCTCAAGTCTTCCGAGAATAAGCACGCCGCCGGCGGCTACCGCCCCTGTATTTCCGGCGGTTACAAGCCCGTCTGCCCTGCCTTCCTTAACCATTCGGAGCGCAACCACCAAACTTGAATCTTTTTTCTTGCGGATTGAAACGGAAGGATGGTCATCGCCCTGAATGACTTCTGAAGTATGAATAATTTTAATTCTGCCAAGCACGTCCGCAGGGGCTTTGGCTATAAGCGGTTCAATCTGCGCTGAATCCCCCACGAGAGCCACCTGTAAATTACTGCGTTTTGTACAGGCTTCTACAGCCCCCTCACAGGCAGCTTTCGGCGCAAAATCACCGCCCATTGCATCTATGGCAATCATTTTTTCAGACCTCCCGCCTGCGCTTTCTCCGTGCCGCTGCATCCGGCAGCGACAAAGCGTCCTGTAAAAATTTCTTTCCCCTCCACGCTGGCGTGAACGCTTACTACATATTCCCCGTTCTTGTGTACGCCGACCTTCGCGCGGGCAACAACCCGCTCCCCTATCCGCACCGGTTCCTTATAA from Candidatus Equadaptatus faecalis includes the following:
- the acpP gene encoding acyl carrier protein is translated as MTAAEIDAKLKEIVMDRLNVEEDQIKPEASFVEDLGADSLDIVELIMGIEEEFDIEIPDEDAEKLTTVGEATNYIKGKLDAE
- the fabG gene encoding 3-oxoacyl-[acyl-carrier-protein] reductase, which produces MATALVTGSGRGIGKAIALELAARGFDIALNDLAASEEVANTVNEIREKGVRCDFFAADVSKHEDVAAMCAEAEKKLGAVEVLVCSAGINRDALFLRMKDEDWQAVLNVDLNSVFYCAKEVLRSMLKARKGKIIAVSSVSGLVGNVGQANYSAAKAGIIGLVKTLAKETGSRNITVNAVAPGFIDTDMTRGMPETARQKTLEAIPLARAGQPEDVAKAVAFLASNAADYITGQVLTVDGGLTMY
- the fabD gene encoding ACP S-malonyltransferase; translation: MSYAVVFPGQGAQRPGMGQAFKEKYRAAAEVFEEADEALGFKLSDVIFNGTQEELMQTEITQPAILTVSIAVYRAVQEEIGGILKPVCMAGHSLGEYTAMVASGVLSLADCVRLVRLRGKLMQEVVPAGRGTMLAVIGMPLDEVMAVCKQAENGQVCSAANVNQPEQIVISGHTEAVARTEKIIKEQHRARTVPLRVSGPFHCSLMRPVAEKLKAEFEKLEWKNPLCPVVSNAEATLLRTVEDIRRALYEQTFSPVLWVQDVLRMKETGAEKYIEMGPGSVLSGLIRKILKGNTPVSVSSPEDIEKALAVIKS
- the plsX gene encoding phosphate acyltransferase PlsX, with translation MIAIDAMGGDFAPKAACEGAVEACTKRSNLQVALVGDSAQIEPLIAKAPADVLGRIKIIHTSEVIQGDDHPSVSIRKKKDSSLVVALRMVKEGRADGLVTAGNTGAVAAGGVLILGRLEGIDRPALGIVYPSVSRPVLLLDVGATVHCKPINLYQFAAMGHIYAQIFEHIDNPEVKLLNIGTEDIKGDEAILSAAEMLKADDDINYCGFVEANELSEGSCDVVVCDGFTGNVMIKFAEGLVDLIKTEFKKEFKEHLLPKLGLPFMLPAVKRFSARIDWTKIGHACLLGVNGTVIKVHGRSRKTQLCYAILGADDFVKRDGLVKIMEAIAKR